From a single Lolium rigidum isolate FL_2022 chromosome 7, APGP_CSIRO_Lrig_0.1, whole genome shotgun sequence genomic region:
- the LOC124669313 gene encoding thiamine thiazole synthase 2, chloroplastic translates to MAAMATTASSLLKTSFAGAHLPAATRTPSCVAVPRAGAICNSISSSTPPYDLNAFKFSPIKESIVSREMTRRYMTDMITYADTDVVIVGAGSAGLSCAYELSKDPSISIAIIEQSVSPGGGAWLGGQLFSAMVVRKPAHLFLDELNIEYDEQEDYVVIKHAALFTSTVMSRLLARPNVKLFNAVAVEDLIVKDSRVAGVVTNWALVSMNHDTQSCMDPNVMEAKVVVSSCGHDGPFGATGVKRLQDIGMIETVPGMKALDMNTAEDAIVRLTREVVPGMIVTGMEVAEIDGAPRMGPTFGAMMISGQKAAHLALKALGRPNGIDGTLKNVTPALHPEMVLASADNGDIVDA, encoded by the exons ATGGCAGCCATGGCCACCACCGCCTCCAGCCTCCTCAAGACCTCCTTCGCCGGTGCTCACCTCCCGGCGGCCACCCGCACCCCTTCCTGCGTCGCCGTCCCGCGTGCCGGCGCCATCTGCAActccatctcctcctccacccctccctATGACCTCAACGCCTTCAAGTTCAGCCCCATCAAGGAATCCATCGTCTCCCGCGAGATGACCCGCAGGTACATGACCGACATGATCACCTACGCCGACACCGACGTCGTCATCGTCGGAGCCGGCTCCGCAGGGCTGTCCTGCGCGTACGAGCTCTCCAAGGACCCGTCCATCAGCATCGCCATCATCGAGCAGTCCGtctcccccggcggcggcgcatgGCTCGGCGGCCAGCTCTTCTCCGCCATGGTCGTGCGCAAGCCGGCGCACCTCTTCCTGGATGAGCTCAACATCGAGTACGACGAGCAGGAGGACTACGTCGTCATCAAGCACGCCGCGCTCTTCACCTCCACCGTCATGAGCCGCCTGCTGGCGCGGCCCAACGTGAAGCTCTTCaacgccgtcgccgtcgaggaCCTGATCGTCAAGGACAGCCGCGTCGCCGGCGTGGTCACCAACTGGGCGCTCGTGTCGATGAACCACGACACACAGTCCTGCATGGACCCCAACGTCATGGAGGCCAAGGTGGTGGTGAGCTCCTGCGGCCACGAcgggccgttcggcgccaccggAGTCAAGCGGCTCCAGGACATCGGCATGATCGAGACGGTGCCCGGGATGAAGGCGCTCGACATGAACACGGCCGAGGACGCAATCGTGCGCCTGACCCGTGAGGTCGTCCCCGGCATGATCGTCACCGGCATGGAGGTCGCCGAGATCGACGGCGCCCCAAGAATG GGCCCAACGTTCGGCGCCATGATGATCTCCGGCCAGAAGGCGGCGCACCTGGCGCTCAAGGCGCTCGGCCGGCCGAACGGCATCGACGGAACCCTCAAGAACGTGACGCCGGCGCTGCACCCGGAGATGGTCCTCGCGTCGGCAGACAACGGCGACATCGTGGACGCCTGA